Genomic DNA from Gemmatimonadales bacterium:
GTAGATCGGCGAGATGCCAAGCAATCGGAATCGATCACCGCTGGGCTGGCCCAGGGCGCGGATGGCTCTCCGGAGGTGGCTGATCCGATCGGGCACGTTCGAGCCCAACCCCAGCAGGACCCGGCGTGTCATCGCACGATCGTGCGACGGAGCGTCACCGATGCACCACCCTCGACCGCGCGGATCGGCGGCCGTTCCTTCGTCACGGTGATGGTCAGGCTGCTGCCGCCGGGCAGCAGATCGTCGAGCGCCTCGTCGACCGCTCCAGCCAGCCGCTCGATCAGCTTGAATGGTCGCTCGCTGACCAGCTGCTCGATCCGATCACAGACGGCGCCGTAGTCGACCGTGTCCGCCAGGGCATCGCTGCGAACGGCAGGGGGTACGGCGGGGAGTTCGATGCTCACGTCGAAGCGGATCGTCTGAGGCGTAGCGCGCTCGGCGTCGGTCCAGCCGATCGAAACCGG
This window encodes:
- the folB gene encoding dihydroneopterin aldolase, whose protein sequence is MAFTIAVQGLRLPVSIGWTDAERATPQTIRFDVSIELPAVPPAVRSDALADTVDYGAVCDRIEQLVSERPFKLIERLAGAVDEALDDLLPGGSSLTITVTKERPPIRAVEGGASVTLRRTIVR